A portion of the Stigmatella aurantiaca DW4/3-1 genome contains these proteins:
- a CDS encoding DUF444 family protein, which yields MSLKIHQDHSRFKAIVRGKIKANLRKYVQKGEMLGKKGKDAISIPIPFIDIPRFKYGHKEQGGVGQGDGEVGQSLGPGQQQPGDGHQAGQGEGEHALEVDVTLDELAQILGEELQLPHIERRHNEKIVTQRIRYTGINTTGPESLRHFKRTFKQALKRQIATGTYDARNPVIIPTREDRRYRSYKLQDLPETNAVIIYMMDVSGSMGDEQKEIVRIESFWLDTWLRHQYKGLEARYIIHDAVAREVDRETFFHTRESGGTMISSAYKLCRDIIQADYPKSAWNIYPFHFSDGDNWSADDTRQCIEMLRNDILPSVNQFAYGQVESPYGSGQFIKDLREAVGAQQNVALSEIADKDAIYNSIKDFLGKGR from the coding sequence GTGTCGCTGAAGATCCACCAGGACCACTCCCGCTTCAAGGCCATCGTCCGAGGGAAGATCAAGGCCAACCTGCGCAAGTACGTGCAGAAGGGCGAGATGCTCGGCAAGAAGGGCAAGGATGCCATCTCCATCCCCATCCCCTTCATCGACATCCCGCGCTTCAAGTACGGCCACAAGGAACAGGGCGGCGTCGGACAGGGAGACGGTGAGGTGGGTCAATCGCTCGGCCCCGGGCAGCAGCAGCCCGGGGACGGGCACCAGGCGGGCCAGGGCGAGGGCGAACACGCCCTGGAAGTCGACGTCACCCTGGACGAGCTGGCGCAGATCCTGGGCGAGGAGCTTCAGCTGCCGCACATCGAGCGGCGGCACAACGAGAAGATCGTCACCCAGCGCATCCGCTACACCGGCATCAACACCACGGGCCCCGAGTCGCTGCGCCACTTCAAGCGCACCTTCAAGCAGGCCCTGAAGCGGCAGATCGCCACCGGCACCTACGACGCGCGCAACCCCGTCATCATCCCCACGCGCGAGGATAGGCGCTACCGCAGCTACAAGCTGCAGGACCTGCCCGAGACCAACGCGGTCATCATCTACATGATGGACGTGTCGGGCTCGATGGGCGACGAGCAGAAGGAGATCGTCCGCATCGAGAGCTTCTGGCTCGATACGTGGCTGCGCCACCAGTACAAGGGGCTGGAGGCCCGCTACATCATCCACGACGCGGTGGCGCGCGAGGTGGACCGGGAGACCTTCTTCCACACCCGCGAGTCGGGCGGCACGATGATCTCCAGCGCCTACAAACTCTGCCGGGACATCATCCAGGCCGACTACCCCAAGAGCGCCTGGAACATCTATCCCTTCCACTTCTCCGACGGTGACAACTGGAGCGCGGACGACACGCGCCAGTGCATCGAGATGCTGCGCAACGACATCCTGCCCAGCGTGAACCAGTTCGCCTACGGCCAGGTGGAGAGCCCCTACGGCAGCGGCCAGTTCATCAAGGATCTGCGCGAGGCGGTGGGCGCCCAGCAGAACGTGGCCTTGAGCGAGATCGCCGACAAGGACGCCATCTACAACTCCATCAAGGACTTCCTCGGCAAGGGCCGCTGA
- a CDS encoding SpoVR family protein, protein MPKSLTPRLAALNEEILGHAREFGLDFFETIFEVVTYDEMNMVASYGGFPNRYPHWRWGMEYEQLSKGYEYGLSKLYELVINNDPCYAYLLESNADVDQKLVMAHVYGHCDFFKNNFSFRHTNRRMIDEMANHATRVRRWIDKIGVEKVEDFIDKALSLENLIDQHAPHIRRNPDPKRAEDEAKSNERVEGFKVNREYMRGFINPSEFLDSQRKKVEEEKQKAKKFPERPQRDVLFFLLEHAPLEQWEADILGILRDEAYYFAPQGQTKIMNEGWASYWHSTIMTRRALKDDEIIDYADRHSGTMSTRPGSLNPYKLGIELWRDIEDRWNKGRFGKEWDECDDLRARSTWDKKLGAGREKIFEVRKHYNDITFIDTFLTAEFAIEQKLFVYGFNDKRNSWEILDREFRKVKAKLLQGLTNFGQPIIEVVDGNFENRSELLLAHKHDGQDLKGDYARETLRCLQALWRRPVNIVTRYDGKGVMLRYDGQNHSEKKVDL, encoded by the coding sequence ATGCCCAAGAGCCTCACCCCCCGGTTGGCCGCGCTGAACGAGGAGATCCTGGGCCACGCTCGCGAGTTCGGCCTCGACTTCTTCGAGACCATCTTCGAGGTGGTCACCTACGACGAGATGAACATGGTGGCCTCCTACGGAGGCTTCCCCAACCGCTACCCCCACTGGCGCTGGGGCATGGAGTACGAGCAGCTGTCCAAGGGGTACGAGTACGGGCTGTCGAAGCTCTACGAGCTCGTCATCAACAACGACCCCTGCTACGCGTACCTCCTGGAGAGCAACGCGGACGTGGACCAGAAGCTGGTGATGGCCCACGTGTACGGGCACTGCGACTTCTTCAAGAACAACTTCTCGTTCCGCCACACCAACCGGCGGATGATCGACGAGATGGCCAACCACGCCACGCGCGTGCGGCGGTGGATCGACAAGATCGGCGTCGAAAAGGTCGAGGACTTCATCGACAAGGCGCTGAGCCTGGAGAACCTCATCGATCAGCACGCCCCGCACATCCGCCGCAACCCGGACCCCAAGCGGGCCGAGGACGAGGCCAAGAGCAACGAGCGCGTGGAGGGCTTCAAGGTCAACCGCGAGTACATGCGCGGCTTCATCAACCCTTCCGAGTTCCTCGACTCCCAGCGCAAGAAGGTCGAGGAAGAGAAGCAGAAGGCCAAGAAGTTCCCCGAGCGCCCCCAGCGCGACGTGCTCTTCTTCCTCCTGGAGCACGCCCCCCTGGAGCAGTGGGAGGCGGACATCCTCGGGATTCTCCGCGACGAGGCCTACTACTTCGCCCCCCAGGGCCAGACGAAGATCATGAACGAGGGCTGGGCCAGCTACTGGCACTCCACCATCATGACGCGCCGGGCCCTCAAGGACGACGAGATCATCGACTACGCGGACCGGCACTCGGGCACCATGAGCACCCGCCCCGGCTCCCTCAACCCGTACAAGCTCGGCATCGAGCTGTGGCGGGACATCGAGGACCGCTGGAACAAGGGCCGCTTCGGCAAGGAGTGGGACGAGTGCGATGATCTCCGGGCCCGCAGCACCTGGGACAAGAAGCTGGGCGCCGGCCGCGAGAAGATCTTCGAGGTCCGCAAGCACTACAACGACATCACCTTCATCGACACCTTCCTCACCGCCGAGTTCGCCATCGAACAGAAATTGTTCGTCTATGGCTTCAACGACAAGCGTAACTCCTGGGAAATCCTGGACCGGGAGTTCCGCAAGGTGAAGGCCAAGCTGCTCCAGGGCCTCACCAACTTCGGCCAGCCCATCATCGAGGTGGTGGACGGCAACTTCGAGAACCGCAGCGAGCTGCTGCTGGCCCACAAGCACGATGGGCAGGATTTGAAGGGAGACTACGCCCGGGAGACCCTCCGGTGCCTCCAGGCCCTCTGGCGCCGGCCCGTCAACATCGTTACCCGGTACGACGGGAAGGGTGTCATGCTACGCTACGACGGTCAGAACCACTCGGAGAAGAAGGTCGACCTGTAG
- a CDS encoding peptidoglycan DD-metalloendopeptidase family protein produces MRFAPLLCLVALVAAPFASASSRYEVRNRRIEPRQTLAQALHDAALPDAQVETVISALEGVFDFRKSRVGDQFRLVLRNGELDFFDYRQSTVDEWQVRRDGEKYVGSKRTIEVEKQVSLVTLEISTSLYEAALAAGEDPGIGMVLADVFAWDIDFYRDTRKGDRARALVEKFVSKGRVLRYGEVLAATYEGGLVGQKRVFRYAMPDGQATYFQEDGSSARKTFLKSPLKYAHVTSGFGSRFHPVLKYQKNHNGVDYGTPIGTPVWAVADGTVTTAANTGAGGNTVCVRHTNGFETCYLHLSKFGAGVRAGSRVSQKQVIAYSGNTGRSTGPHLHFALKRGGQFVNPLNQKFPRAEPLPKALLPDYLAKTQVLASQLDSVSVAASASAGPGPRAAP; encoded by the coding sequence ATGCGATTTGCCCCCCTGCTCTGCCTGGTGGCCCTCGTGGCCGCGCCGTTTGCCTCCGCGTCCTCCCGCTACGAAGTGAGGAACCGCCGCATCGAGCCCCGGCAGACGCTCGCCCAGGCCCTGCACGACGCGGCGCTGCCGGACGCACAGGTGGAGACCGTCATCTCCGCGCTGGAGGGCGTGTTCGACTTCCGCAAATCCCGCGTGGGGGACCAGTTCCGGCTGGTGCTGCGCAACGGGGAGCTGGACTTCTTCGACTACCGGCAGAGCACGGTGGACGAGTGGCAGGTGCGCCGCGACGGCGAGAAGTACGTCGGCAGCAAGCGCACCATCGAGGTCGAGAAGCAGGTCTCCCTGGTGACGCTGGAGATCAGCACCTCGCTCTACGAGGCGGCGCTGGCGGCCGGTGAGGATCCGGGCATCGGCATGGTGCTGGCGGACGTGTTCGCCTGGGACATCGACTTCTACCGGGACACGCGCAAGGGCGACCGGGCCCGGGCCCTGGTGGAGAAGTTCGTCTCCAAGGGGCGGGTGCTGCGCTACGGCGAGGTGCTGGCGGCCACGTACGAGGGCGGCCTGGTGGGCCAGAAGCGGGTGTTCCGCTACGCGATGCCGGATGGCCAGGCCACCTACTTCCAGGAGGATGGCTCCAGCGCGCGCAAGACGTTCCTCAAGAGCCCCCTGAAATACGCCCACGTCACCAGCGGGTTCGGCTCGCGCTTCCACCCGGTGCTCAAGTACCAGAAGAACCACAACGGCGTGGACTACGGCACCCCCATTGGCACCCCGGTGTGGGCGGTGGCCGACGGCACCGTGACGACGGCGGCCAACACGGGCGCGGGCGGCAACACCGTCTGCGTGCGGCACACCAATGGCTTCGAGACGTGCTACCTGCACCTGTCGAAGTTCGGCGCGGGCGTGCGCGCGGGCTCCCGGGTGAGCCAGAAACAGGTGATTGCCTACTCGGGCAACACCGGGCGCAGCACCGGTCCCCACCTGCACTTCGCCCTCAAGCGCGGCGGGCAGTTCGTCAACCCGCTCAACCAGAAGTTCCCCCGCGCCGAGCCCCTGCCCAAGGCCCTGCTGCCGGACTACCTGGCCAAGACCCAGGTGCTGGCCTCGCAGCTCGACTCGGTGTCCGTGGCCGCCTCGGCCTCCGCTGGCCCCGGGCCCCGCGCGGCCCCCTGA
- a CDS encoding DUF2378 family protein: MSSDSSELKQRLALVQPTHMVRGLAFNAVLALVAERLDDEASEALAKQVGLPRCVDFFSYPAGDFLRLLYATAELLAPQLGAQEAVWQVCGAACLESFFYMSTVGRALSKIIGRNDPRRAFTYTPIAYSTLVNYGSREYREMGAHRLRLVFKGDMQPIAFHEGTLRAALQVVGVQGTVTSTRHTLDHTEFVLEWT; this comes from the coding sequence ATGTCCAGTGACAGCAGTGAGCTCAAGCAGCGCCTGGCACTGGTGCAGCCGACACATATGGTGAGGGGGCTGGCCTTCAACGCCGTCCTGGCGCTGGTGGCCGAGCGCCTGGACGACGAGGCCTCCGAGGCGCTCGCGAAGCAAGTGGGCTTGCCGCGGTGCGTTGACTTCTTTTCCTACCCGGCGGGGGATTTCCTGCGGCTGCTCTACGCCACCGCGGAGCTGCTGGCCCCGCAGCTGGGAGCCCAGGAGGCGGTGTGGCAGGTGTGCGGCGCGGCGTGCCTGGAGAGCTTCTTCTACATGTCCACGGTGGGCCGGGCGCTGTCGAAGATCATCGGCCGGAACGACCCGCGGCGCGCCTTCACCTACACGCCCATCGCCTATTCCACCCTGGTGAATTACGGCTCACGGGAGTACCGGGAGATGGGCGCGCACCGGCTGCGCCTCGTGTTCAAGGGGGACATGCAGCCCATCGCGTTTCACGAGGGCACGCTCCGGGCCGCGCTCCAGGTGGTGGGCGTGCAGGGCACGGTGACGAGCACCCGTCACACGCTGGACCACACGGAGTTCGTCCTGGAATGGACGTGA
- a CDS encoding glycogen/starch/alpha-glucan phosphorylase, whose translation MAEPLRSQSPSSPQPSDEDASRTGREPENVRRGFLEHVRFSRGKNPETATAHDRFMALSLAVRDRLAHRWVKTARTYYEQDVKRAYYLSAEYLLGRALGNNLINTGMYEAAEQAMRDVGVDLTTLIEMEPDAGLGNGGLGRLAACFLDSLATLAYPGMGYGIRYEFGIFSQDFVAGHQVERADEWLKFGNPWEIVRPEKAVPVRFFGRVEHYRGPDGQPVARWVGGKTVIGVPFDTPIAGFGNNTVNTLRLWQARASEEFDLLLFNAGDYERSVVEKNDSEVISKVLYPNDAFQAGKELRLKQEYFFVACSIADIVRRYLKTHSDFRQFPAKAAIQLNDTHPAIAVAELMRVLVDDKRVSWDEAFHITQQTFGYTNHTLLAEAMEKWPVTLFERLLPRHLEIIYEINHRFLRQVQIRYPFDQERMQRMSLVEEGHEKMIRMAHLAVVGSHSVNGVAALHTDLLRRDVLTDFAGMYPERFNNKTNGVTPRRWLAWCNPRLSKLITSRIGHGWETDLDKLRKLEEHAKDAAFRKAFREVKQQNKHDLTRHVSELCKVDLNPEALFDVQIKRLHEYKRQLLNALHTVVLWMRARRDPSTIIHPRAFLFGAKAAPGYQSAKLIIRLINGIAEVVNSDAGTTGLQVLFLPNYRVSLAERIIPAADVSEQISTAGWEASGTGNMKLMLNGALTLGTLDGANVEIRDEVGDENFFLFGLTADEVIARKRAGYRPREVYQQNLELREAIDLISSGFFSPEDKNLFKPLVDSLLEEDRYLVLADFESYRLKQEEVARAYLDHDAWTHKCILNVARAGIFSSDRTIRQYAEEIWKVKQVPVEP comes from the coding sequence ATGGCCGAACCGCTGAGGTCCCAGTCCCCCAGCTCCCCGCAGCCCTCTGATGAGGACGCGTCTCGCACGGGCCGGGAGCCCGAGAATGTCCGCCGTGGCTTTCTGGAGCACGTGCGCTTCTCGCGCGGAAAGAACCCCGAGACCGCCACCGCCCATGACCGCTTCATGGCGCTGTCCCTGGCCGTCCGGGACCGGCTCGCCCACCGCTGGGTGAAGACGGCGCGCACCTACTACGAGCAGGACGTCAAACGCGCCTACTACCTGTCCGCGGAGTACCTGCTGGGCCGGGCCCTGGGCAACAACCTCATCAACACCGGCATGTACGAGGCCGCCGAGCAGGCCATGCGCGATGTGGGTGTGGACCTTACCACCCTCATCGAGATGGAGCCGGACGCGGGCCTGGGCAACGGCGGCCTGGGCCGGCTGGCGGCGTGCTTCCTGGACTCGCTGGCCACGTTGGCCTACCCCGGCATGGGGTACGGCATCCGCTACGAGTTCGGCATCTTCTCGCAGGACTTCGTGGCCGGGCACCAGGTCGAGCGCGCCGACGAGTGGCTGAAATTCGGCAACCCCTGGGAAATTGTCCGGCCGGAGAAGGCGGTGCCGGTGCGCTTCTTCGGGCGGGTGGAGCACTACCGGGGCCCGGACGGCCAGCCCGTGGCGCGCTGGGTGGGGGGCAAGACGGTCATCGGCGTGCCCTTCGACACCCCCATTGCCGGCTTCGGCAACAACACCGTCAACACCTTGCGGCTGTGGCAGGCCCGGGCCAGCGAGGAGTTCGACCTGCTGTTGTTCAACGCGGGCGACTACGAGCGCTCGGTGGTGGAGAAGAACGACTCGGAGGTGATTTCCAAGGTCCTCTACCCCAACGACGCGTTCCAGGCGGGCAAGGAGCTGCGGCTCAAGCAGGAGTACTTCTTCGTCGCCTGCTCCATCGCGGACATCGTCCGGCGCTACCTGAAGACCCACTCGGACTTCCGGCAGTTCCCCGCCAAGGCGGCCATCCAGCTCAACGACACGCACCCGGCCATCGCGGTGGCCGAGCTGATGCGCGTGCTGGTGGATGACAAACGGGTGAGCTGGGACGAGGCGTTCCACATCACCCAGCAGACGTTCGGCTACACCAACCACACGCTCCTGGCGGAGGCGATGGAGAAGTGGCCGGTGACGCTCTTCGAGCGCCTGCTGCCGCGCCACCTGGAAATCATCTACGAGATCAACCACCGCTTCCTGCGCCAGGTGCAGATCCGCTACCCCTTCGACCAGGAGCGGATGCAGCGGATGAGCCTGGTGGAAGAGGGCCACGAGAAGATGATCCGCATGGCCCACCTGGCGGTGGTGGGCAGCCACAGCGTGAACGGCGTGGCGGCGCTGCACACGGACCTGCTGCGGCGCGACGTGCTGACGGACTTCGCGGGGATGTACCCGGAGCGCTTCAACAACAAGACGAACGGCGTCACCCCCCGGCGCTGGCTGGCCTGGTGCAACCCGCGCCTGTCCAAGCTCATCACCTCGCGCATCGGCCATGGCTGGGAGACGGACCTCGACAAGCTGCGCAAGCTGGAGGAGCACGCGAAGGACGCGGCGTTCCGCAAGGCGTTCCGCGAGGTGAAACAGCAGAACAAGCACGACCTGACCCGGCACGTGAGCGAGCTGTGCAAGGTGGACCTCAACCCCGAGGCCCTCTTCGACGTGCAGATCAAACGCCTGCACGAGTACAAGCGCCAGCTGCTCAACGCGCTGCACACCGTGGTGCTGTGGATGCGGGCGCGCAGGGACCCCTCCACCATCATCCACCCCCGCGCCTTTCTCTTCGGGGCGAAGGCGGCGCCGGGCTACCAGTCCGCCAAGCTCATCATCCGGCTCATCAACGGCATCGCCGAGGTGGTGAACAGCGACGCGGGCACCACGGGGTTGCAGGTGCTGTTCCTGCCCAACTACCGGGTGAGCCTGGCCGAGCGCATCATCCCGGCGGCGGACGTGTCCGAGCAGATCTCCACCGCGGGCTGGGAGGCCTCCGGCACGGGCAACATGAAGCTGATGCTCAACGGCGCGCTGACGCTGGGCACGCTGGATGGCGCGAACGTGGAGATCCGCGACGAGGTGGGTGACGAGAACTTCTTCCTCTTCGGGCTCACCGCGGACGAGGTCATCGCCCGGAAGCGGGCTGGGTACCGGCCGCGTGAGGTCTACCAGCAGAACCTGGAGCTCCGGGAGGCGATCGATCTCATCTCCTCCGGCTTCTTCTCGCCGGAGGACAAGAACCTGTTCAAGCCGCTGGTGGACAGCCTGCTGGAGGAGGACCGCTACCTCGTCCTGGCGGACTTCGAGTCCTACCGCCTGAAGCAGGAGGAGGTGGCACGGGCCTACCTGGACCACGACGCCTGGACGCACAAGTGCATCCTCAACGTGGCCCGGGCCGGCATCTTCTCCTCGGACCGCACCATCCGGCAGTACGCGGAGGAGATCTGGAAGGTGAAGCAGGTCCCCGTGGAGCCGTGA
- a CDS encoding M3 family metallopeptidase: MPATPDAARLVTCPPEVFRHASEEALAKARSGIERFKSLPAPRNPREALEIYDEATAALSDASARASVVRHSHPDAAMRQSAETSEQELENLATEISLDRGVYDVIASLDVSQEDAPTRKWVEKLLRDFRRSGVDRDQATRNRVKALQEELVRIGQEFDRNIRGDVRTVELPPSALDGLPADYVRSHPPGPDGKVRITTDYPDLVPFMTYARDGSAREKLWRANRSRAYPRNVAVLQSLLERRHELATLLGYASWAAYATEDKMIRSERNAGDFIEKIAAASGERCRRDYQTLLERKRKDEPGASQVDPWDQGFLDDRVKAEQYSFDSQAIRPYFEYTRVKQGVLDLTSQLFGVSYRRLPDAPVWHPDVEAYDIFQGETQVGRFYLDMHPRADKYKHAAQFTLATGKQDRRLPEAVLMCNFPKPGAEPALMLHRDVETFFHEFGHLLHHLFGGHTRWAGLSGVRTEWDFVEAPSQMLEEWARDVGALQTFAKHYQSGESLPAETIQRMRRADDFGKGLHVRQQMFYAALSLELYRREPKGLDTTALVRELQGKYTPFPYVEGTYFHLSFGHLDGYSAIYYTYMWSLVIAKDLFTVFQDKGMLNPEPAQAYRRAVLEPGGSKDAALLVKDFLGRDYDFRAYETWLNAG, encoded by the coding sequence GTGCCTGCCACCCCCGATGCCGCCCGCCTCGTCACCTGCCCGCCGGAGGTCTTCCGCCATGCGAGCGAGGAGGCCCTGGCCAAAGCGCGCTCTGGCATCGAGCGCTTCAAGTCCCTGCCCGCGCCGCGCAACCCCCGCGAAGCCCTCGAAATCTACGACGAGGCCACCGCGGCCCTCTCGGATGCCAGCGCCCGGGCCAGCGTCGTTCGCCACAGCCATCCGGACGCGGCCATGCGTCAGTCCGCCGAGACGTCCGAGCAGGAACTGGAGAACCTCGCCACGGAGATCTCCCTCGACCGGGGCGTCTATGACGTCATCGCCTCGCTCGACGTCTCCCAGGAGGATGCGCCCACGCGGAAGTGGGTGGAGAAGCTCCTGCGGGACTTCCGGCGCTCGGGCGTGGACCGGGATCAGGCCACCCGAAACCGGGTGAAGGCGCTCCAGGAAGAGCTGGTTCGCATCGGCCAGGAGTTCGACCGCAACATCCGGGGCGATGTGCGCACCGTGGAACTGCCGCCCTCGGCCCTCGATGGGTTGCCCGCGGACTACGTGCGTTCCCACCCGCCGGGACCGGACGGCAAGGTGCGCATCACCACCGACTACCCGGACCTGGTCCCTTTCATGACGTATGCGCGGGACGGCTCGGCGCGCGAGAAGCTCTGGCGGGCCAACCGCTCCCGCGCCTACCCGCGGAACGTGGCGGTGCTCCAGAGCCTGCTGGAGCGGCGCCACGAGCTGGCCACGCTGCTGGGCTACGCGAGCTGGGCCGCCTACGCCACCGAGGACAAGATGATCCGCAGCGAGCGGAACGCGGGGGACTTCATCGAGAAGATCGCCGCCGCCTCCGGCGAGCGCTGCCGCCGCGACTACCAGACGCTGCTGGAGCGCAAGCGCAAGGACGAGCCGGGCGCCAGCCAGGTGGACCCCTGGGACCAGGGCTTCCTGGATGACCGGGTGAAGGCGGAGCAGTACAGCTTCGACTCGCAGGCGATCCGGCCCTACTTCGAGTACACGCGCGTGAAGCAGGGCGTACTGGATCTCACCTCCCAGCTCTTCGGGGTGAGCTACCGGCGGCTGCCGGATGCGCCCGTGTGGCACCCGGACGTGGAGGCGTACGACATCTTCCAGGGCGAGACGCAGGTGGGGCGCTTCTACCTGGACATGCACCCCCGGGCGGACAAGTACAAGCACGCGGCCCAGTTCACCCTCGCCACCGGCAAGCAGGACCGCCGCCTGCCCGAGGCCGTGCTGATGTGCAACTTCCCCAAGCCCGGCGCCGAGCCCGCGCTGATGTTGCACCGGGATGTGGAGACGTTCTTCCACGAGTTCGGCCACCTGCTGCACCACCTCTTCGGCGGCCACACGCGCTGGGCGGGCCTGTCCGGTGTCCGCACCGAGTGGGACTTCGTGGAGGCGCCCTCCCAGATGCTGGAGGAGTGGGCCCGGGACGTGGGCGCGTTGCAGACCTTTGCCAAGCACTACCAGTCAGGCGAGTCGCTCCCCGCGGAGACCATCCAGCGCATGCGGCGCGCGGATGACTTCGGCAAGGGCCTGCACGTGCGCCAGCAGATGTTCTACGCGGCGCTCAGCCTGGAGCTGTACCGCCGCGAGCCGAAGGGGCTGGACACCACCGCGCTCGTGCGCGAGCTGCAAGGCAAGTACACGCCCTTCCCTTACGTGGAGGGCACCTACTTCCACCTCTCCTTCGGCCACTTGGATGGGTACTCGGCCATCTACTACACGTACATGTGGTCCCTGGTCATCGCGAAGGACCTGTTCACGGTGTTCCAGGACAAGGGCATGCTCAATCCCGAGCCTGCCCAGGCCTACCGGCGCGCGGTGCTGGAGCCCGGTGGCTCCAAGGATGCCGCGCTGCTGGTGAAGGACTTCCTGGGCCGGGACTACGACTTCCGCGCCTACGAGACGTGGCTCAACGCGGGGTGA
- a CDS encoding SDR family oxidoreductase — MAEGVFKEGLLQGKVAFITGGSSGINLGIAAHFVKAGAKVAINGRNVEKLEGAVKALQAHGTAMGVPADVRDYAALEKALLTVREAYGEIDILVCGAAGNFPAPALGISSNGFKAVMDIDVLGTFNACRAAFEHLRKPGASVLNISAPQAYLPTAMQAHVCAAKAGVEMLTRVLAIEWGGAGVRINSIVPGPIDDTEGMRRLAPSESSRQRIAEALPLRRMGTQADIAQLALFLVSDAASYITGSMMVCDGGWSLLGSGLIMQAVGS; from the coding sequence ATGGCGGAGGGGGTGTTCAAGGAGGGGTTGCTTCAGGGCAAGGTGGCCTTCATCACCGGCGGCAGCAGTGGCATCAACCTCGGCATCGCCGCGCACTTCGTGAAGGCGGGCGCCAAGGTGGCCATCAACGGCCGCAATGTGGAGAAGCTCGAGGGCGCGGTGAAGGCGCTCCAGGCCCACGGCACCGCCATGGGGGTCCCCGCGGATGTGCGGGATTACGCCGCCCTGGAGAAGGCCCTCCTGACGGTGCGCGAGGCCTACGGGGAGATCGACATCCTCGTGTGCGGCGCGGCGGGCAATTTCCCGGCCCCGGCGCTCGGCATCTCCTCCAATGGTTTCAAGGCGGTGATGGACATCGACGTGCTGGGCACCTTCAACGCCTGCCGCGCTGCCTTCGAGCATCTGCGCAAGCCGGGGGCCTCGGTCCTCAACATCTCCGCGCCCCAGGCCTACCTTCCCACGGCGATGCAGGCACATGTCTGCGCCGCCAAGGCCGGCGTGGAGATGCTCACCCGGGTGCTGGCCATCGAGTGGGGTGGGGCGGGGGTGCGCATCAACTCCATCGTTCCAGGGCCCATCGATGACACCGAGGGCATGCGAAGGCTGGCCCCCTCCGAATCCTCCCGCCAGCGGATCGCCGAGGCGCTGCCCCTGCGGCGCATGGGCACCCAGGCGGACATCGCCCAGCTGGCCCTGTTTCTCGTCTCGGACGCGGCCTCCTACATCACCGGCTCGATGATGGTGTGCGATGGAGGCTGGTCCCTGCTGGGCTCCGGTCTCATCATGCAGGCTGTAGGAAGCTGA
- a CDS encoding VOC family protein, which yields MQTRPFRILGIQQIAIGGLDKGALRRLWVDLLGLQPHDTYRSERENVDEDIVLAGAGPFKVEVDLMQPINPEGKPRVHDPALNHVGLWVDDLRAAVSWLEGQGLRFAPGGIRKGAAGFDVCFIHPKGNEQFPRGGEGVLIELVQAPPEVVSAFTRFAAGNP from the coding sequence ATGCAAACACGGCCATTCCGCATCCTGGGCATTCAGCAGATCGCCATCGGTGGGCTCGACAAAGGCGCCCTGCGCCGACTCTGGGTGGATCTGCTGGGGCTCCAGCCCCATGACACCTACCGCAGCGAGCGGGAGAACGTGGACGAGGACATCGTCCTTGCGGGCGCGGGCCCCTTCAAGGTCGAGGTGGACCTGATGCAGCCGATCAACCCCGAGGGGAAGCCGCGCGTCCATGACCCGGCGCTCAACCACGTGGGGCTGTGGGTGGACGACCTTCGCGCCGCGGTGTCCTGGCTGGAGGGCCAGGGCTTGCGCTTCGCCCCTGGAGGCATCCGCAAGGGCGCCGCGGGCTTCGACGTCTGCTTCATCCACCCGAAGGGCAACGAGCAATTCCCGCGCGGCGGAGAGGGCGTGCTGATCGAACTGGTGCAGGCCCCCCCCGAGGTCGTCTCCGCCTTCACGCGCTTCGCGGCGGGCAACCCCTGA